From one Plasmodium knowlesi strain H genome assembly, chromosome: 11 genomic stretch:
- a CDS encoding CRAL/TRIO domain-containing protein, putative: protein MDLSRGKVIIETDINEHTIDENVFFFEPKKEDVYDENTNLRYIFHNTFINTDEEIAISEFKKYCKNKSLKINKAFFENECLRYLYSAQFDFAKALDLIKSNYEFRLSNILPIKEEDVIGYINKGVIYWHGRDKKCRPILIINLLNVESLDVERLTNLFFFCFEFFLKYLCIPGKIENYISLVDCSGISLSKFPMSTFMKLLEIMNSKYRCRLFRMYIIDAPKIFKTFGKSFLNFAPSYMTKKLKILDANYASYLREEILDTQLEKRYGGVREIRDSAFYPFAFYPNCCCAGGGGATQEVDFDPSSVGLKGPAVGSGFQQMSDKARDFLMSGYSMHLKLVDRIHKESMRNHYAHPAPAEAHSRSRVKWSSSNNSNMKHLVSHGNNSNTSRRKKKKKNLSKGDELLENCFIDAVINKVYQIESNNILKNNKFVNAKGSYIVSVGSTHNWLFKVKHLFLPEITINYLTSRFPFIVNYLIVKSNFKSIQHYAKYIDSCACLEGDYSVHDKHGSGKYDRDGREDNRGHPYGSKHFLSLSSIANTTNNTTANAPENNIAHFRDDPDERNVHTLNSVKSANRHVDNSRVRVGKSRVTTSHAQNSRRSKRKGEGGTTQNGLSEFCAYGGGSGCRVGGDQGDDYTRRTRGPNQVSSKDAKKNFYANSESIFEDNNCNKSAKDKIGHPQNKQSSTSRRKCKEKTQKSYKIKATNNLFKDELVDHSQKVECVEGALLNRMVGEEDYSSRYDFSIGMDHSGKATASAQPQCENSSMSLTNATFAATSTKAANSIKTMNSMNTLNTLNSMNSANSEKKLNRNSSLINMKSVIPKRIDYASSKIQRQSTTVNTSYSTKQSKDSFRKLETREHLEEPPLNDPPGDDVTLRSNGNAVRDKYSTTIADVTHTTDDAVPTEEGNQNISSPDAQSDCTKQTKGNASDRSKRRLNKIKIIGLQFFNKTSSKM from the coding sequence ATGGATCTGTCAAGGGGGAAAGTCATAATTGAAACAGATATCAATGAACACACAATAGAcgaaaatgtatttttcttcgagccaaagaaggaagacgTATATGACGAAAACACAAACCTGAGGTACATCTTCCACAACACATTCATAAATACAGATGAAGAAATTGCAATAAGTGAATTCAAAAAgtattgtaaaaataaatccttaaaaataaataaagcatTCTTCGAAAATGAATGCTTGCGTTACCTGTACTCAGCGCAATTCGATTTTGCAAAAGCGTTAGATTTGATTAAGAGTAATTATGAATTTAGACTGTCCAACATTCTAcccataaaagaagaagatgttATAGGTTATATTAACAAAGGAGTGATATATTGGCATGGAagagataaaaaatgtagaccCATTCTGATAATCAATTTATTGAATGTCGAATCGTTAGATGTAGAAAGATtaacaaatttgttttttttctgtttcgaattctttttaaaatatttatgtatacctGGGAAGATAGAAAATTATATATCCCTTGTTGACTGCTCTGGCATTTCTTTATCTAAATTTCCCATGTCTACATTTATGAAGTTGTTGGAGATTATGAATTCAAAATATCGGTGCAGATTATTTCGGATGTATATAATTGATGCTccgaaaattttcaaaactTTTGGGAAGTCGTTTTTAAATTTCGCTCCTTCCTATATGACGAAGAAGCTAAAGATTTTGGACGCCAATTATGCGTCTTATTTGAGGGAGGAAATTTTAGACACCCAACTGGAGAAGAGATATGGGGGGGTGCGGGAAATCCGGGACAGCGCCTTTTACCCTTTCGCCTTTTACCCCAACTGTTGTTGCgcagggggagggggggcgACGCAGGAAGTAGATTTTGACCCTTCCAGTGTTGGCCTAAAGGGCCCCGCCGTCGGATCCGGTTTCCAACAAATGAGCGACAAAGCGCGCGACTTCCTAATGTCAGGCTATTCAATGCATCTGAAATTGGTGGACCGAATTCATAAGGAATCCATGAGAAATCATTATGCCCACCCCGCGCCTGCAGAAGCCCACAGTAGGAGTAGAGTTAAATGGAGTAGCAGCAACAATAGCAATATGAAACATCTTGTCAGCCATGGTAATAATAGCAACACTagtaggaggaaaaaaaaaaaaaaaaatttatccaaAGGGGATGAGTTATTAGAAAACTGTTTCATCGATGCGGTGATAAATAAAGTGTATCAAATCGAGAGTAACAACATTTTaaagaataataaatttgTGAATGCAAAAGGTAGCTATATCGTTAGTGTAGGAAGCACCCATAACTGGCTCTTCAAAGTGAAGCACTTATTTCTTCCAGAGATAACCATCAATTATTTAACAAGTAGGTTTCCCTTCATTGTAAACTACCTCATCGTCAAGTCTAATTTTAAATCTATACAACATTATGCGAAATATATAGACAGTTGTGCGTGTTTGGAGGGAGATTATTCTGTTCACGACAAACATGGCAGTGGTAAATATGATCGAGATGGTAGGGAGGATAACAGGGGCCATCCGTATGGGAGCAAacatttcctttcccttagCTCGATTGCCAATACGACTAACAATACAACTGCAAATGCGCCTGAAAATAACATTGCGCATTTTAGGGATGATCCGGACGAGCGAAATGTTCACACGCTGAATAGTGTAAAATCTGCGAATAGACATGTGGACAATAGTCGCGTGAGGGTGGGGAAGAGCAGAGTGACTACTTCCCATGCGCAGAACTCAAGGAGGAGTAAAAGAAAGGGCGAAGGGGGCACGACGCAAAATGGGCTCAGCGAGTTCTGTGCGTACGGGGGAGGTTCTGGCTGCCGTGTTGGAGGCGATCAGGGAGATGACTACACGAGGAGGACGAGAGGACCCAATCAGGTCTCGTCCAAAGATGCGAAGAAAAACTTTTACGCCAATTCGGAATCCATCTTTGAAGATAATAATTGCAATAAATCTGCTAAGGATAAGATTGGCCATCCGCAAAATAAGCAGTCCAGTACGTCGAGGCGAAAGTGTAAGGAGAAAACACAAAAGTCTTACAAAATTAAGGCCACCAATAATTTATTCAAAGATGAATTAGTAGATCATTCTCAGAAGGTCGAGTGTGTTGAGGGGGCTTTATTGAATAGAATGGTGGGGGAAGAAGATTATTCGTCACGTTATGATTTCAGCATTGGCATGGATCATTCAGGAAAGGCGACAGCGAGTGCACAGCCTCAGTGTGAGAACAGCTCGATGAGCTTAACAAACGCTACCTTCGCAGCGACCTCGACAAAAGCAGCCAACTCAATCAAAACTATGAATTCGATGAACACTCTCAACACGCTCAATTCGATGAACAGCGCAAActccgaaaaaaaattaaacagaaACTCATCCCTAATTAACATGAAGTCAGTTATACCCAAGAGGATAGACTATGCGAGTTCGAAAATCCAGAGGCAGTCTACCACCGTGAATACATCCTACAGTACCAAGCAATCCAAAGATTCTTTTAGGAAATTGGAAACCAGGGAACATTTAGAAGAACCACCACTAAATGATCCTCCAGGTGATGATGTAACACTTAGGAGTAACGGCAATGCGGTCAGAGATAAATATTCAACAACGATAGCTGACGTAACGCACACTACAGACGATGCAGTACCAACTGAGGAAGGGAACCAAAATATCAGCTCCCCTGATGCGCAATCGGATTGCACTAAACAGACAAAAGGTAATGCATCCGATAGGAGTAAACGAAGGCtcaacaaaattaaaattattggCTTGCAGTTTTTTAACAAAACATCTTCCAAAATGTAA